A window from Methylocystis sp. MJC1 encodes these proteins:
- the bluB gene encoding 5,6-dimethylbenzimidazole synthase has product MAGDPGDNPPFDAAEIERDIGVAAPFDEVERAAVYRAIYTRRDVRNEFLEDDVPQDLLMRLLDAAHHAPSVGFMQPWNFIVIRDKAVRGAVHEAFLRGAQSEVEMLAPERRAHYRNLKLEGILKAPLNICVTCDRNRHGPTGLGRTQQPNTDLLSTACAVQNLWLAARVEGVGVGWVSIMREEELRSILGIPEEIAVVAYLCVGFVERAYRRPELEVKRWASRLPLESLVFQDRWGVSCPFTKAP; this is encoded by the coding sequence ATGGCGGGCGATCCGGGGGATAACCCGCCTTTCGACGCGGCTGAGATCGAGCGCGACATCGGCGTCGCTGCGCCCTTTGACGAGGTCGAGCGCGCGGCGGTCTATCGCGCGATCTACACCCGCCGTGATGTGCGCAATGAATTCCTGGAGGACGATGTCCCGCAGGATCTTCTGATGCGCCTTCTCGACGCGGCCCATCACGCGCCCTCCGTCGGATTCATGCAGCCGTGGAATTTTATCGTGATTCGCGACAAAGCGGTGCGCGGCGCGGTGCATGAGGCTTTTTTGCGCGGCGCGCAGTCCGAGGTTGAAATGCTCGCTCCCGAACGGCGCGCGCATTACCGCAACCTCAAGCTCGAAGGCATTCTGAAAGCCCCGCTCAATATTTGCGTGACGTGCGACCGCAATCGCCACGGCCCAACGGGGCTGGGGCGCACGCAACAGCCCAACACCGATCTTTTGAGCACGGCTTGCGCGGTGCAAAATCTATGGCTTGCGGCGCGCGTCGAAGGGGTCGGTGTCGGTTGGGTCAGCATCATGCGCGAGGAGGAGCTGCGCTCAATTCTGGGAATCCCGGAAGAAATCGCCGTCGTCGCCTATCTCTGCGTGGGTTTTGTCGAACGCGCCTATCGGCGGCCGGAGCTCGAGGTGAAACGCTGGGCGTCGCGCCTGCCGCTTGAAAGCCTGGTTTTCCAAGACCGCTGGGGTGTGTCTTGCCCGTTCACAAAGGCGCCTTAA
- the cobD gene encoding threonine-phosphate decarboxylase CobD: MSAHAPLSSPIAHGGRLDAARRAYPNAPEPWIDLSTGINPTPYSLPVIAPEAWTRLPDEAAFASLEAAARAAYRAPRDCAIVAGAGAQAFIQLLPRVFPARRVGVLDFTYAEHGACWAANGAKVETVATIEELMGFDVAVVVNPNNPDGRIAFPCDLGPLAQEMTRKGGLLIIDESFMDFALDHSASPLASLEGVVVLRSFGKAYGLAGLRLGFALCAPARAAILRAALGPWAVSGPALAIGAQALADSRWRDAAAAACATEAARLDATLTLAGFELLGGTSLFRLFRHDKARDWFVRLCEKGVLVRAFPERPNWLRFGLPGSETAWMRLSAALEIG; encoded by the coding sequence ATGAGCGCGCATGCGCCGCTTTCGTCCCCGATTGCGCATGGCGGCCGCCTCGACGCTGCGCGCCGCGCTTATCCGAATGCGCCTGAGCCCTGGATCGACCTTTCGACAGGGATCAATCCGACACCCTACTCCTTGCCTGTGATCGCGCCCGAAGCTTGGACGCGGCTCCCTGATGAGGCGGCTTTCGCCAGCCTTGAGGCTGCGGCGCGCGCGGCTTATCGCGCGCCGCGCGATTGCGCGATCGTCGCGGGCGCCGGCGCGCAGGCTTTCATTCAGTTGTTGCCGCGCGTTTTCCCGGCGCGGCGCGTCGGCGTGTTGGACTTCACTTATGCGGAGCACGGCGCCTGCTGGGCCGCTAACGGCGCAAAGGTCGAGACGGTTGCGACAATCGAAGAACTCATGGGCTTCGACGTCGCGGTCGTCGTCAACCCGAATAACCCCGATGGCCGCATTGCTTTCCCGTGCGACCTCGGCCCGCTGGCGCAAGAGATGACGCGCAAGGGCGGATTGCTCATTATCGACGAGTCATTCATGGACTTCGCGCTCGATCACAGTGCGTCGCCTCTTGCATCGTTGGAAGGCGTCGTTGTGCTTCGGTCGTTTGGAAAAGCCTATGGGCTTGCCGGGCTGCGGCTCGGCTTCGCGCTCTGTGCGCCCGCTCGCGCCGCGATTCTGCGCGCAGCGCTAGGTCCCTGGGCGGTCTCCGGCCCGGCGCTCGCTATCGGCGCCCAGGCGCTCGCTGATTCGCGGTGGCGAGACGCCGCCGCAGCAGCCTGCGCGACTGAGGCCGCGCGTCTCGATGCGACGCTGACGCTCGCAGGATTTGAACTCCTGGGCGGCACGTCGCTCTTTCGACTGTTTCGTCACGACAAGGCGCGGGATTGGTTTGTGCGCCTCTGCGAGAAGGGCGTCCTTGTGCGGGCCTTTCCCGAGCGACCGAATTGGCTGCGATTCGGACTCCCGGGGTCGGAGACGGCTTGGATGCGGTTAAGCGCCGCTTTGGAGATCGGCTGA
- a CDS encoding cobyric acid synthase, with protein sequence MSRVLMIQGTGSDVGKSLIVAGLARAFVNRGLRIAPFKPQNMSNNAAVTADGGEIGRAQALQARAARLAPTVDMNPVLLKPQGVNGSQVVVRGVIAGQAKAREYQDWKPRLKPAVMESFARLKAQSDLVIVEGAGSAAEINLRANDIANMGFAREADAPVILVGDIDRGGVIAQLVGCKAVLDPQDAAMVQGFIVNKMRGDASLFDDGMRFIAARTGWRALGLVPYFEAATRLPAEDAFGLRAARSGKSNGVVIAVPLLPHIANFDDLDPLKAEPAVDLRLIQAGAPLPAEAALVILPGSKATIADLAALRANGWDIDLLAHARRGGRVYGICGGYQMLGRAICDPQRMEGDVALAPGLGLLDIETRLTDKKTLTSVTGRAIAFDARFHGYEMHIGETSGEDCGRPVLRFHDGRLDGAISRNGLVMGAYVHGLFSEGAFRAAFLRWVGAEASPLRFEDMIEETLDALAAHCETHIDLDALLEIAR encoded by the coding sequence ATGAGCCGGGTCTTGATGATTCAGGGCACCGGGTCCGACGTCGGCAAGTCGCTCATCGTCGCAGGGCTCGCGCGCGCCTTCGTCAATCGCGGCCTCAGGATCGCGCCCTTCAAGCCGCAGAATATGTCGAACAATGCGGCGGTGACGGCGGATGGCGGCGAGATCGGCCGCGCCCAGGCGTTGCAGGCGCGCGCGGCCAGGCTGGCGCCGACGGTCGACATGAATCCCGTGCTGTTGAAGCCGCAGGGCGTGAACGGATCGCAGGTGGTGGTGCGCGGTGTCATCGCAGGACAGGCGAAGGCGCGCGAATATCAGGACTGGAAGCCGCGCCTGAAGCCCGCCGTCATGGAAAGCTTCGCACGCCTCAAGGCGCAAAGCGACCTCGTCATTGTCGAAGGCGCCGGCAGCGCGGCGGAGATCAATCTGCGCGCCAACGACATCGCCAATATGGGCTTCGCACGGGAAGCCGACGCGCCTGTCATTCTCGTCGGCGATATCGACCGGGGCGGCGTCATTGCGCAGCTCGTCGGCTGCAAGGCCGTGCTCGATCCACAAGACGCGGCGATGGTTCAGGGTTTCATCGTAAATAAGATGCGCGGCGACGCCTCCTTGTTCGATGACGGCATGCGCTTCATCGCCGCGCGCACCGGCTGGCGGGCTCTGGGCCTCGTTCCCTATTTCGAAGCGGCCACAAGGCTGCCGGCCGAAGATGCTTTCGGCCTGCGTGCCGCACGCAGCGGCAAGAGCAATGGCGTCGTCATCGCCGTTCCGCTGTTGCCGCATATCGCCAATTTCGACGATCTCGATCCGTTGAAGGCGGAGCCGGCAGTTGATCTGCGTCTCATTCAGGCCGGCGCGCCTTTGCCGGCCGAGGCGGCGCTCGTCATTCTTCCGGGCTCCAAGGCGACAATCGCCGATCTTGCGGCGTTACGCGCCAATGGCTGGGACATCGATCTGCTCGCGCATGCGCGGCGCGGCGGGCGCGTCTACGGCATTTGCGGCGGCTATCAAATGCTCGGCCGCGCGATTTGCGATCCGCAGCGCATGGAAGGCGATGTGGCGCTGGCGCCGGGACTCGGCCTGCTCGACATCGAGACGAGGCTCACAGACAAGAAGACGCTCACGAGCGTCACGGGGCGGGCGATCGCGTTCGACGCGCGCTTCCATGGCTATGAAATGCACATAGGCGAGACCTCGGGCGAAGATTGCGGGCGGCCGGTTTTGCGTTTTCACGACGGTCGCCTCGACGGCGCCATATCGCGCAATGGCCTTGTCATGGGCGCCTATGTGCACGGCCTCTTTTCCGAAGGCGCCTTTCGCGCGGCCTTCTTGCGATGGGTCGGCGCCGAGGCGTCGCCGCTGCGGTTCGAGGACATGATCGAGGAAACGCTCGACGCGCTCGCCGCGCATTGCGAAACGCATATCGACCTCGACGCCTTGTTGGAGATCGCGCGATGA
- a CDS encoding cobalt-precorrin-6A reductase — protein MPRFARNDESRRILLLAGTSEARALAERIAAEARDEAIASLAGRTSAPIALALPTRIGGFGGVEGLKRYLVDERITHVIDATHPFAAQISANAQAACAALALPLVVYAREPWRPMAEDRWIEVDSNLEAVHALGGAPRRVFLTIGRQGVADFRGAPQHEYLLRVIEPPEASDLPPKCEVMSARGPFTRTDEIALMREKRIDVVVSKNSGGALTYAKIEAARELGLPVVMIQPPPRGGVAVAYRIDAVMALLAS, from the coding sequence TTGCCGCGCTTCGCTCGCAATGACGAAAGCCGCCGTATCCTTCTGCTGGCGGGGACGAGCGAGGCGCGCGCGCTCGCCGAGCGCATTGCGGCCGAGGCGCGCGACGAAGCCATCGCCTCGCTCGCCGGCCGCACCAGCGCGCCGATCGCGCTCGCCTTGCCGACGCGCATCGGCGGCTTTGGCGGGGTAGAGGGGCTGAAGCGTTATCTCGTCGACGAGCGCATCACGCATGTCATCGACGCCACGCATCCTTTCGCGGCGCAAATCTCCGCCAATGCGCAGGCCGCCTGCGCCGCGCTTGCCTTGCCGCTGGTCGTCTACGCGCGAGAGCCCTGGCGGCCCATGGCCGAAGATCGCTGGATCGAGGTCGACAGCAATCTTGAGGCCGTTCATGCGCTGGGCGGCGCGCCCCGCCGCGTCTTTCTCACCATCGGCCGGCAGGGCGTCGCGGATTTTCGCGGGGCGCCCCAGCATGAGTACCTGCTGCGCGTGATCGAGCCGCCTGAAGCAAGCGACCTCCCGCCCAAATGCGAGGTGATGTCCGCGCGAGGCCCCTTCACGCGTACGGATGAAATCGCACTCATGCGCGAAAAGCGCATCGATGTGGTCGTCAGCAAGAACAGCGGCGGCGCGCTCACCTACGCCAAGATCGAAGCCGCGCGCGAGCTCGGGTTGCCTGTCGTCATGATCCAGCCGCCGCCGCGCGGGGGCGTCGCCGTCGCGTATCGTATCGACGCTGTCATGGCGCTCCTCGCGTCATGA